From Alteromonas australica, one genomic window encodes:
- a CDS encoding MurR/RpiR family transcriptional regulator, producing the protein MNILEKITQNKAAFSKSERKVAEVILANPQTAIHSSIATLAKMSDVSEPTVNRFCRRLDTKGFPDFKLHLAQSLANGTPYVNRHVDENDGPDEYTNKIFESTMASLEVARQSLDVHIVNRVVDLLTQAQKISFFGLGASASVAHDALNKFFRFNVPVVYFEDILMQRMSCMNSTTGDVVVLISHTGRTKSLVEVAQIARMNDATVVGITSGDSPLAQECTYVLSLEVPEDTDMYMPMASRIAQLTLIDVLATGFTLRRGNKFRENLKRVKDTLRGSRYEKRPD; encoded by the coding sequence ATGAACATATTAGAAAAAATAACCCAAAATAAAGCAGCATTCAGTAAATCGGAACGCAAGGTTGCAGAAGTGATTCTTGCAAACCCGCAGACAGCCATTCATTCGAGTATAGCAACCCTGGCCAAAATGTCGGATGTCAGTGAGCCTACGGTCAATCGTTTTTGTCGACGTTTGGACACCAAAGGTTTTCCGGACTTCAAGTTACATCTGGCACAAAGTTTAGCTAATGGTACACCCTATGTTAACCGACATGTAGATGAAAATGACGGTCCAGATGAGTATACCAATAAAATATTCGAATCAACCATGGCTTCTTTGGAAGTAGCCCGTCAATCTCTTGATGTGCACATCGTAAACCGCGTTGTTGATTTGCTCACTCAAGCCCAGAAAATTTCATTCTTTGGACTTGGCGCATCAGCGTCTGTGGCGCATGATGCACTGAACAAGTTTTTCCGATTTAATGTGCCTGTGGTTTACTTCGAAGACATACTCATGCAACGTATGAGCTGTATGAACAGTACCACCGGTGATGTGGTTGTGCTCATTTCCCACACTGGCCGAACAAAAAGCTTGGTGGAAGTAGCGCAAATCGCGCGAATGAATGATGCGACTGTGGTTGGCATTACCTCTGGAGATAGTCCACTGGCACAAGAGTGCACCTATGTGCTTTCACTAGAAGTACCTGAAGACACCGACATGTATATGCCGATGGCCTCGCGTATTGCCCAGTTAACATTGATAGATGTGCTAGCCACCGGTTTCACGTTGCGTCGTGGCAACAAGTTTAGAGAAAACTTGAAGCGGGTAAAAGACACCCTGCGGGGATCTCGTTACGAGAAACGCCCTGATTAA
- the pyk gene encoding pyruvate kinase has protein sequence MTRRTKILATLGPATDSIEKIQAIIAAGANTVRMNFSHGQAEDHIERAKRVREAAKNLGKYVAILGDLQGPKIRVARFVDGAVHLDVGATFTLDAELDRDAGDATQVGIDYKALPDDVSAGDILLLDDGRIQLRVTSVEGRKVITEVTVGGKLSNNKGINRQGGGLSAEALTEKDKEDIKTAAKIGVDYLAVSFPRSGADLDYARELAEAAGCYAKICAKVERAEAVATDEAITDIISASDAVMVARGDLGVEIGDAELVGVQKKLISRSRQLNKVVITATQMMESMIDSPMPTRAEVMDVANAVLDGTDAVMLSAETAAGNFPVETVTAMARVCEGAETHPSIKISKHRMDELFSSTSESIALSAVYAANHLPSVKAIVGLTESGNTPKLMSRITTSLPIIAMSRHEDTLNSMALYRGVKPVYFDSSDSEPGKLKYDVIAALKEKGLVKSGDSIILTYGDEMEKVGATNTLKIVDVE, from the coding sequence ATGACCAGAAGAACGAAAATTCTTGCCACTTTAGGCCCTGCAACCGATTCAATTGAAAAGATTCAGGCCATCATAGCTGCTGGCGCAAATACAGTACGCATGAATTTTTCTCACGGCCAAGCAGAAGACCACATCGAACGTGCGAAGCGTGTTAGAGAAGCTGCTAAGAATTTAGGAAAGTACGTTGCTATATTGGGTGATTTGCAAGGGCCTAAAATCCGCGTAGCGCGATTTGTAGACGGTGCTGTTCACCTCGATGTTGGCGCGACCTTTACCCTAGATGCCGAACTCGACCGTGACGCAGGCGACGCTACCCAAGTGGGTATTGATTACAAAGCGCTACCTGACGACGTATCAGCAGGCGACATCTTGCTTTTAGATGATGGCCGTATACAACTTCGCGTAACATCCGTTGAAGGTCGCAAGGTGATTACTGAAGTGACTGTTGGCGGCAAACTTTCTAACAATAAAGGTATTAACCGCCAAGGCGGTGGTTTGTCAGCAGAAGCGCTCACCGAGAAAGATAAAGAAGATATTAAGACGGCGGCAAAAATTGGCGTAGACTATTTAGCGGTTTCATTCCCTCGAAGCGGAGCTGACTTAGATTACGCACGTGAACTCGCTGAGGCCGCTGGCTGCTACGCAAAAATTTGCGCCAAAGTTGAGCGTGCTGAAGCCGTCGCCACTGACGAAGCCATTACTGACATCATTAGTGCTTCAGATGCGGTGATGGTTGCCCGTGGTGATTTAGGTGTGGAAATTGGCGATGCTGAGCTTGTTGGGGTGCAAAAGAAACTCATTTCTCGCTCTCGCCAGCTAAACAAAGTGGTGATAACGGCGACACAGATGATGGAGTCGATGATTGATAGCCCTATGCCAACACGTGCCGAGGTAATGGACGTTGCAAACGCCGTTCTAGACGGCACAGACGCCGTTATGTTGTCAGCAGAAACCGCTGCAGGTAACTTCCCGGTAGAAACTGTGACAGCCATGGCGAGAGTGTGTGAAGGTGCAGAAACCCATCCAAGCATCAAAATCTCGAAGCATAGAATGGATGAATTATTCTCTTCTACCAGCGAATCTATCGCTTTATCAGCCGTTTATGCCGCCAACCACCTTCCTAGCGTTAAGGCCATTGTCGGTCTAACAGAAAGCGGCAACACGCCTAAATTGATGTCACGCATCACTACCTCGCTACCTATTATTGCTATGTCTCGTCATGAAGACACCCTTAATAGCATGGCGCTTTACCGAGGTGTTAAGCCCGTCTATTTCGATTCTTCAGACAGCGAGCCTGGAAAATTGAAGTACGACGTGATTGCCGCTCTTAAAGAAAAAGGGTTAGTGAAAAGTGGTGACAGCATTATCCTTACTTATGGCGATGAAATGGAAAAAGTTGGTGCGACCAACACGCTTAAGATTGTTGATGTAGAATAA
- a CDS encoding 5'-methylthioadenosine/S-adenosylhomocysteine nucleosidase, translating into MKKITLSVILWTLMSSLAFFAKAEFNHVVVESAATPLQPIMIQGPMPIEAEYFAGLLDNVQIEKSGNATFYNGTLNGYPVVVVKTGKGLENTAAATAVGIIKYRPLIIINQGTSGGHDPKLQVGDIVLGARSVNIGNFKTPKLAKAQGSNPLTWTPMDLMASEGSAGEGDSASDANKIRYYAGDETLISVAVSIRDTYTRGKIVKGTIGSANFWNNELDRIAWLHEDMGTSVEEMETAAAAQVAYAYKTPMLGIRVLSNNITNHGEYDPSTAKACQSFVKGVVEAYINQLNTTLKPL; encoded by the coding sequence ATGAAAAAAATCACACTATCTGTCATTTTATGGACACTCATGTCTTCCTTGGCGTTCTTTGCAAAAGCAGAATTTAACCACGTTGTTGTTGAAAGTGCTGCCACGCCATTACAACCTATAATGATTCAAGGCCCAATGCCCATTGAAGCTGAATATTTCGCAGGCTTGTTAGACAATGTGCAAATAGAAAAATCTGGAAACGCTACCTTTTATAATGGCACACTAAACGGCTATCCTGTAGTGGTAGTTAAAACCGGTAAAGGATTAGAGAATACAGCTGCAGCAACGGCTGTAGGGATTATTAAGTATCGCCCCCTTATCATTATCAACCAGGGAACCTCTGGCGGTCACGACCCCAAACTACAGGTGGGTGATATTGTACTCGGCGCAAGAAGCGTCAACATCGGCAATTTCAAGACACCCAAGTTAGCAAAAGCGCAAGGCTCCAACCCCCTAACCTGGACACCCATGGATTTGATGGCATCTGAAGGCAGTGCTGGCGAAGGTGACAGCGCCTCAGACGCTAACAAAATTAGGTATTATGCGGGTGACGAGACACTCATATCTGTAGCGGTCAGCATTAGGGATACCTACACCCGTGGAAAAATTGTGAAAGGCACCATCGGCAGCGCCAATTTCTGGAATAATGAACTAGACCGTATCGCGTGGCTTCACGAAGATATGGGCACAAGTGTAGAAGAAATGGAAACAGCCGCAGCCGCACAAGTTGCTTATGCGTACAAGACACCCATGTTAGGTATCCGTGTGTTATCAAACAATATAACAAACCATGGTGAATATGACCCTTCCACAGCGAAAGCCTGCCAGTCATTCGTTAAAGGCGTAGTAGAAGCTTACATAAATCAACTAAACACAAC